From one Pan troglodytes isolate AG18354 chromosome 13, NHGRI_mPanTro3-v2.0_pri, whole genome shotgun sequence genomic stretch:
- the LOC459973 gene encoding large ribosomal subunit protein eL31-like has product MSPAKKGGEKKKGPSAINEVVTQEHTINIHKRIHGVGFKKCAPRALKEIRKFAVKEMGTPNVRIDTRLNKAVWAKGIRNVLYGIHVRLSRKRNEGEDSPNKLYTLVTYVPVTTFKNLQTVNVDKN; this is encoded by the coding sequence ATGTCTCCCGCAAAGAAGGGTGGCGAGAAGAAAAAGGGCCCTTCTGCCATCAACGAGGTGGTGACCCAAGAACATACCATCAACATTCACAAGCGCATCCATGGAGTGGGCTTCAAGAAGTGTGCTCCTCGGGCACTCAAAGAGATTCGGAAATTTGCCGTGAAGGAGATGGGAACTCCAAATGTACGCATTGATACCAGGCTCAACAAAGCTGTCTGGGCCAAAGGAATAAGGAATGTCCTATACGGAATCCATGTGCGGTTGTCCAGAAAACGTAATGAGGGTGAAGATTCACCAAATAAGCTCTATACTTTGGTTACCTATGTACCTGTTACCACTTTCAAAAATCTACAGACAGTCAATGTGGACAAGAACTAA